In Streptomyces sp. NBC_00341, the DNA window CGGAGCGCTGCTGGGTGCCCAGACGGGCTACTGGCTCGGCCGCAGGGGCGGCCGGGCACTGCTCGCCCGCACCCGCTCCCGGCGACTGCGCGAGGGCGCCGACCGCGCCGCGGAGCTGCTCGCCAGATACGGCCACGCCCGCGCGATCGTGCTGGCCCGCTTCGTCCCCGTCGTACGCACGGTGCTCAATCCGCTGGCCGGCGCGCTCGACGTCCCGGCCAGGGTGTTCGCCCTGTGGCAGGTCATCGGTGGCGTGGTCTGGACGGCCGGGCTGGTCCTCGCCGGATACGCGCTGGGGTCCTCGGTCCCGAACGTCGACCGCTACCTGCTGCCGATCGTCGCTCTCGTGGTCGTGGTCTCCCTCATCCCGCTCGCCGCCGAACTGCTCCGCTCCCGCAACCGGAGCACTGCCGAAGGAGACAACAACTGATGCCGCTCGCTTCCGCGGCCACCTCGATCGACGGTGGGCTGTACACCTGGGTCACCGAGCTGGCCCAGCGCTCCCCCGCCGTCCTGGACTCCGCCGTCCGCCTGTGGTCGGACTACGGGCTCGCCCTGTTCGCGGTGCTCATGCTCGCGTCCTGGTGGCGTTCCCGGTCGTCGGAACCCGCGCGTACCGCCATGGCGCTCTGCGCCCCGCTCGTCGTCGTCGCCACGTATCTCGTCAACGACGTGGTGAAGTCCGCCTTTCACGAGCAACGCCCCTGCCAGACGCTGCATGTCGTGACGGTGGAGGCGTGCCCGGCGCTCGGCGACTGGTCCTTCCCCAGCAATCACGCCGCCATCGCCGCGGCGGCCGCGACGGCGATCTGGCTGACCGACCGGCGGCTCGGAAGGGTCGCGGTGCCGGCCGCGCTGGCGATGGCGGCGTCCCGGGTGTGGATCGGCGCGCACTACCCGCACGATGTGCTCGTCGGGCTGCTGATCGGCGTGCTGGTCGCCTGGCCGCTCACCGTCGCGGCCGGCCGCTGCGCCCCGGCGGTGGTCCGGCTGCGTGACAGCCGGCTGCGTCCGCTGGTGGCGGTGGGGACGGGCCCGGCCTCTGGCCTTCGTGGCCACCTCTAGCCTTCGTGGGCAGGTCCAGCCTTCGTGGGCAGGTCCAGCCTTCGTGGCCGGGTCTAGCCTTCGTGGCCGGGCATGCGGATGACAGCGAGACCACCGTCGAGGTCCACGGTGGAGCGGTGCGGCGGGGCGCCGTCCTCCTCGTCGTCGCGGAGCAGCAGGGCGCTCTGCCGCTCCTTGAGCTCGCTCTGCTTGCCGGGTGAGAAGGTCGCGTGCAGCTGCTCGAAGCCGGTCGCCGACACCTGGCCCTGTCGGGCGCTGTTGCGCCACGGCAGCAGACCGGCCCGGCCCGCGCGAAGCATCAGCTGATCGAGGAAGGCGACGACGGTCAGACCGATCACCAGTCCGGGCAGTGTCATCATCGCGGCGAATTCCATGCGGGCAGTATCCCTCGCGTGCGGCGCGGCGTGAACCCGGCCGCGGCATACGCCTCTGCGGGCCGTCGCGTGGTGCGACGGCCCGCAGAGGGCGTAGGCGGACGGGCTCGGAGGGTCAGCCGTTGGGGAGGATGACTGCCCGGCCGCTGATCTTGCCGTCGTGCAGCCGTTCGTACGCCAGCGGTGCCTCGTCCAGCGAGTACGTCTCGACGTGCACCTCGACCGATCCGGCATGGGCGAGATCGAGGACCTCGGCCAGCTCGGAGCGAGATCCCCAGTACGGGGCGGACACCGTGGTGTTGAACGGCAGGGAGCCGAAGCCCACCGGCAGCGCCCCGCCGCCGATGCCCACGATCGTGACGTCGGAGTCGATGGCGGCCGCGGCGCCCGCGGTGGCCACGGTGGGCGGTGCGCCGACGAAGTCGAGGACGACCTGTGCGCCGATGCCGCCGGTCAGCTCGCGGATTCGCGTCGCGGCGTGTTCGTCGGACAGGACGGTCTCGTGCGCCCCGACAGTGCGGGCGAGGGCGAGCTTGTCCTCCGTGACGTCCAGGGCGATGACGCGGACGGCCGTCATGGCGCGCAGCAGCTGGATCGCGACGTGACCGAGTCCGCCGGTGCCGATGACGACAGCGGTCGCGCCGGGTACCAGCTTCGCCAGGGAGCGCTTGATCGCGTGGTACGGGGTGAGACCGGCGTCGGTGAGCGGCACGGCCTGGACCGGGTCGAGGTCTCCGATCGGCACCAGGTGGCGCGGGTCGTCGACGATCATGTACTCGGCCATGGCGCCGGGCGAGCCGAGCCCGGGCGGGTTGATGCCGAGCTCCTTGGCGCGCAGGCAGTAGTTCTCCTTGCCCTCGGCGCACTTGACGCACGTGCCGCAGCCCCAGGGTCCGTAGACCGCGACCGAGTCGCCGACGGTGAGTCCGTCGACCCCGTCGCCGAGTGCGGCGATGGTCCCGACCCCCTCGTGTCCGAGGGTGAGCGGCAGCGGGAACGTCAGCTGCTCCGCGGGCCAGCTCATCACCGCGATGTCCGAGTGGCAGACACCTGCGGCGGTGACCTTCAGCAGAACCTGGCCGGGGCCGGGTTCCGGGTCCGGCACGGTGACGACCTCCGGCGCGGCGCCTACGGTGCGGTACTGAACGGCTTTCATGGGTCCTCCTTGACCTCTGCTGTTCTATTTCTCACCCCCGAAGCCCCCGTACGCCATTCAGGAGGCGGAGTATCCGCCGTCCACCAGGTGGTAGCTGCCGTGGATGAACGAGGCGCGGTCGGAGAGCAGGAAGGCGGCGAGCTCCGCCACCTCCTGCGCGGTGCCGAGACGGCCGGCCGGGTGCAGCGAGATGAGGTGGTCGCGGGCGGGGCCGTCCGTGTTGCGCAGCAGCGGGGTGTCGATGAAGCCGGGGCCGACCGCGTTGACACGGACGTTCTGTGCCGCGTACTCGAGTGCCGCCGTCTTGGTGAGGCCGACGACTCCGTGCTTGGCGGCGACGTACGCGGGTGAACCGGCGAAGCCGTTGGTGCCGAGGATCGACGACATGTTGACGATGGCGCCACCGCCGGCGGCGACGATCGCGGGAAGCTCGTAGCGCATCGAGTAGAAGACGCCGCTGAGGTTGGTGGCGACGACCCGGTTCCAGTCCTCGACGGCGTAGTCGCCGGTCGGGCTGCTGGGGCCGCCGATGCCCGCGTTGTTCACCGCGAGGTGCAGGGCTCCGAAGGTGTCGACGGCGAACCGCACGCCCGCTTCGACGGAGGCGGGCTCTGTGACGTCCATGGCGACGGCCGCGGCCTTGGCCCCGGTGCTCTCCAGTGCGGCGACCGCCTTGCGGGCGCTCTCCTCGTCGTAGTCGGCCACGACCACGGACGCGCCCGCGGCGGCGAGCCGGTGGGCGAGGGCCAGTCCGATGCCGGAGGCCCCTCCGGTGACGAGAGCCGTGCGTCCGGCGAATTCCTGCTCGGTGGTGGCGGGGGTGGTGCTCATGATGTTCCGTTTCCTTCCGTGGTGCTGTGTGACGCCGGTCCGGCGGGAATCTGTGCGAACAGTTCCGCCGAAAGGGCGTCGAATGCCTGCTCGACGAGCCGGGGCAGCTCCTCGGGGCAGCTTCCGCGTACCCAGGCGGCCTGGGCGGCGAGCAGCGCTCCCGCTCCGGCGGCCACCGTGACGGCGGGACGGAGGTCCTGCCGCGGGTCGGTGCCCAGCCGCTGCGCGACGATGGCGACCGAGTCCTCCTGTGCGTCCACCCGGATGTGGTGGAACGCCGCGTAGAGGGTCGGCTCCCGCTCGGCCAGGACCAGCAGTTCGAAGATCCGCGGGCGGCGGTGCCAGGCCTCCGCCCCGGGGTCCTCCAGCCAGTCCAGGACGGCCCGGCGGTAGGCGGTGAGCGGCGGTTCGCCGGCGGGACGGGCCCGCAGGGCGTCGTTGATCCGGTCGCCGTCGCCCCGGACCGAGTCCAGTACGGCGGCTTCCTTGCTGGTGAAGTACCGGCTGAAGGTACGGCGGTCGACATCCGCGTGTTCCGCGATCTCCTCGACCGTCACTTCCCTCAGACCCCGGTCGAGCACCAGCTCGAACGCGGCCTGGGCCAGTGTGTCCCGGGTCCGGCGGGCCTTGCGGCTCCGCCTCTCGGGGGTCTTCCGTTCCCGGTTCATAACTGCACCGTACACCTAATAATGTCCCGGTGCGGCAAATGCCCCTCGGGGACATCTGAAAGGGCTGCGGCACAGCTGTGACCCATGGGTCTTGGGGGTCGGCGGGCAGAGCTGGGCGCCGACGCAGAGCCGGACTACCGGCCGCTGAACGCCTCTGCGGCCCGCCGGGCACCGGCTCCGACGCCGGCCGTCGCGGGACGGCGGGCCCCCGACGAGGTGGCGCGCAGTGTGATCGCCGCGATGTCGTCGCGCCGCACACCGCCGGAGAAGGCCTCCAGATCCGCGTGGAGCGTGTCCAGCAGCTCGCGGGGGCCGAGCCGGGTCCAGTGGCTCAGGCGTGCGTCCAGCGGGTAGAACGCTCCCGAGGCGTCACGGGCTTCGGTCACTCCGTCGGTGAACATCAGGAGCGTCGCGCCGGGCGGGAAGTCCAGCCACTCCGCGACCCGCGCCTCACTGCTCAGCTCCGCCATGCCCAGCGGCACCGACGTACGGCGCAGCGGAACGGCGGCCGCCACCCCGTCGTGCAGCATCCGGGGCGGCAGATGGCCGCAGTTGACGGCCTGCACCCGGCCGGCGCCGTCGAGGCCGAGCACCAGTGCGGTGACGAAGCGCTCGGTCTCGCCGGTCTGGGCGGAGAAGGCGTTGTGCCGGGCGACCGCGTCCTCGACGGCGTCCACCACACCGGTCAGGGCGGGCTCACGGATGGCGGCCTCCCGGAACGCGCCGAGCGCGGCGAAGCCCACCCCTATGGCGGCGAGGCCCTTGCCCTGCACGTCACCGATGATGACGCGGGTGCCGTACGGGGACTGGACGATCTCGTAGATGTCACCGCCGACCAAGTGGTCCTCCTCGATCGGCGCGTAGATGCCGTCCACGAGGACCTGATCGGTCAGCACCGGCAGCGGGCGCAGGATCTGCCGCTGCAGGGTGACGGCCGCGGACCGCAGCCTGGCGATCGCGCTGACGTGCCGGATCCTGCGCGCGCAGGCGGCGACGCCGAGCGCACAGGCCAGCACGGTGAAGCAGACACCGCTCGCCATGTCCCAGAACGAGCCCCCCGACACCAGCCGGGAGATGACGACGACGGGCATGATCCAGAGCGCCGCGGCGACGGTCTGCCGGACCGTGCAGAAGACGGAGACGAGTGCGGGCACGACGACCATCAGGGGAATGAGCTGCAGGCCCTCACCGGTCAGGACGTCCAGGCACACCACAGCGAGGGAGAGCAGGGCCAGTCCGCCCATCAGGACCGGGGTGCTGATCCGGGCCGCGACGGCAGCCCGCTCCCCGGCGTCGGCAACCGGCGGCTCCGCGCTGTGCGCCATCGGCGGACGCCGCACCCCGATCGTCACTGTGCCCTCTCCTCCCGCAGGAGCCGGGCATGTCCCGGCAGTCATCTCCAGTCCACCTGGACCCGGGGCATCGGCGCAGGGGGCTTTCGGCCTTTTGAGCCACGCCGAAGGTCACCGGCCACCGGCCGAAGGCGCTTTTCGGCCCGGAAGACCCGGACCGGACGTCCTGGATATGACGCCAGTCCGGCCAGTCCGGTCAGTCCGGTCCGCCTGGGATGCGGAGGATCGGCGTCCGTCCGGGATGCCGGAGGATCGGCGTCCGTCCGGGATGCCGGAGGATCGGCGTCCGTCCGGGATGCCGGAGGATCGGCGTCCATCCGGGATGCCGGAGGATCAGCGTCCGTCCGAGATGCCGGGGATCATCCGGTGATCAGCCGCGGGCCGCCGCGTCAGCCGCCTCTCCCCGGGCCGGACGGGGAGCCTCGGCCTCGGGTACGAGCGCCGCCAGGAAGGCCGTCCGCCGGCGGAGCCGGAATCCGAGGGACTCGTAGAGGCGCACGGCATGGATGTTGTCCGCCGCGGCGTGCAGGAACGGCGTTTCGCCGCGTTCCCGGATCTCGTGGGAGACGGCGAGCAGCAGCCGGGTGGCGAGCCCCTGGCCCCGTACGGACTCGTCGGTGCAGACCGCGCTGATCTCGCTCCAGCCGGGCGGGTGCAGCCGTTCGCCGGCCATCGCCACCAGCGCTCCCTCGCGCCGGATTCCGAGGTAGGTGCCGAGCTCGATGGTGCGGGGCAGGAACGGTCCAGGCCGGGTACGTGCCACCAGGTCGAGCATCTCGGGCACGTCGGCGGGTCCGAGCCGTACCGCCTCCGGGTCCGGGGCGGCCGCGACGCCCGCGTCGACGAGCTGGACGCCCTCGGCGTGGAAGGTCCGCTTCCAGTCGTCCGGCGGCGGCTCCCGGAAAGCGGTGATGGTGATCGCGGCGCCCGGACCGGCGAGCGCCGCGGCGTCGGCCCAGTCCGCCGGCCCCGGCCGGTCGGGAAGCGCGACCCAGGGGGTGACGGCGGCCGGGTAGCGCAGGACGCGGCCGCGGCGTTCCGCGAAACGGGCGTGCGGCCCGGTCAGCGAGGAGCCGACCGGGTCGTCCAGCGGGTGCTCGCCGCCGGACGGGGGCTGCTGCGTACTCATGCGGTCACCTCGATCACGGTCTTTCCCCGGGCGTGTCCGCTCTCCACGGCCCGCAGCGCCTCGCCCGCCTCGCTCAGCGGGTAGGTCCGGGTGACATGGGTCCGCAGAACTCCCGCGACGACGAGGTCCGCGACCTCTGTGAGGACCGCCGAGGTACGGGCCCGGACCACCGCGGCGCCGCCCAGCTCCACCGCGAGCGGCTTGTCGGCGGCGCTGATGAGGGCGGCGGGATCGGCGAGCAGCGAGGCGGCCTCCCGCAGCGTGTCACCGCC includes these proteins:
- a CDS encoding DedA family protein → MPQAVNLLDAGSLLGTFGALGVAVVLFAETGLLVGFFLPGDSLLFTAGLLSVDGAHGPVGLSLPQVLLAAVAGALLGAQTGYWLGRRGGRALLARTRSRRLREGADRAAELLARYGHARAIVLARFVPVVRTVLNPLAGALDVPARVFALWQVIGGVVWTAGLVLAGYALGSSVPNVDRYLLPIVALVVVVSLIPLAAELLRSRNRSTAEGDNN
- a CDS encoding phosphatase PAP2 family protein translates to MPLASAATSIDGGLYTWVTELAQRSPAVLDSAVRLWSDYGLALFAVLMLASWWRSRSSEPARTAMALCAPLVVVATYLVNDVVKSAFHEQRPCQTLHVVTVEACPALGDWSFPSNHAAIAAAAATAIWLTDRRLGRVAVPAALAMAASRVWIGAHYPHDVLVGLLIGVLVAWPLTVAAGRCAPAVVRLRDSRLRPLVAVGTGPASGLRGHL
- a CDS encoding DUF6191 domain-containing protein, encoding MEFAAMMTLPGLVIGLTVVAFLDQLMLRAGRAGLLPWRNSARQGQVSATGFEQLHATFSPGKQSELKERQSALLLRDDEEDGAPPHRSTVDLDGGLAVIRMPGHEG
- a CDS encoding NAD(P)-dependent alcohol dehydrogenase, with the translated sequence MKAVQYRTVGAAPEVVTVPDPEPGPGQVLLKVTAAGVCHSDIAVMSWPAEQLTFPLPLTLGHEGVGTIAALGDGVDGLTVGDSVAVYGPWGCGTCVKCAEGKENYCLRAKELGINPPGLGSPGAMAEYMIVDDPRHLVPIGDLDPVQAVPLTDAGLTPYHAIKRSLAKLVPGATAVVIGTGGLGHVAIQLLRAMTAVRVIALDVTEDKLALARTVGAHETVLSDEHAATRIRELTGGIGAQVVLDFVGAPPTVATAGAAAAIDSDVTIVGIGGGALPVGFGSLPFNTTVSAPYWGSRSELAEVLDLAHAGSVEVHVETYSLDEAPLAYERLHDGKISGRAVILPNG
- a CDS encoding SDR family NAD(P)-dependent oxidoreductase, giving the protein MSTTPATTEQEFAGRTALVTGGASGIGLALAHRLAAAGASVVVADYDEESARKAVAALESTGAKAAAVAMDVTEPASVEAGVRFAVDTFGALHLAVNNAGIGGPSSPTGDYAVEDWNRVVATNLSGVFYSMRYELPAIVAAGGGAIVNMSSILGTNGFAGSPAYVAAKHGVVGLTKTAALEYAAQNVRVNAVGPGFIDTPLLRNTDGPARDHLISLHPAGRLGTAQEVAELAAFLLSDRASFIHGSYHLVDGGYSAS
- a CDS encoding TetR family transcriptional regulator, with the translated sequence MNRERKTPERRSRKARRTRDTLAQAAFELVLDRGLREVTVEEIAEHADVDRRTFSRYFTSKEAAVLDSVRGDGDRINDALRARPAGEPPLTAYRRAVLDWLEDPGAEAWHRRPRIFELLVLAEREPTLYAAFHHIRVDAQEDSVAIVAQRLGTDPRQDLRPAVTVAAGAGALLAAQAAWVRGSCPEELPRLVEQAFDALSAELFAQIPAGPASHSTTEGNGTS
- a CDS encoding PP2C family protein-serine/threonine phosphatase gives rise to the protein MTIGVRRPPMAHSAEPPVADAGERAAVAARISTPVLMGGLALLSLAVVCLDVLTGEGLQLIPLMVVVPALVSVFCTVRQTVAAALWIMPVVVISRLVSGGSFWDMASGVCFTVLACALGVAACARRIRHVSAIARLRSAAVTLQRQILRPLPVLTDQVLVDGIYAPIEEDHLVGGDIYEIVQSPYGTRVIIGDVQGKGLAAIGVGFAALGAFREAAIREPALTGVVDAVEDAVARHNAFSAQTGETERFVTALVLGLDGAGRVQAVNCGHLPPRMLHDGVAAAVPLRRTSVPLGMAELSSEARVAEWLDFPPGATLLMFTDGVTEARDASGAFYPLDARLSHWTRLGPRELLDTLHADLEAFSGGVRRDDIAAITLRATSSGARRPATAGVGAGARRAAEAFSGR
- a CDS encoding GNAT family N-acetyltransferase — encoded protein: MSTQQPPSGGEHPLDDPVGSSLTGPHARFAERRGRVLRYPAAVTPWVALPDRPGPADWADAAALAGPGAAITITAFREPPPDDWKRTFHAEGVQLVDAGVAAAPDPEAVRLGPADVPEMLDLVARTRPGPFLPRTIELGTYLGIRREGALVAMAGERLHPPGWSEISAVCTDESVRGQGLATRLLLAVSHEIRERGETPFLHAAADNIHAVRLYESLGFRLRRRTAFLAALVPEAEAPRPARGEAADAAARG